From Echinicola soli, a single genomic window includes:
- a CDS encoding DUF4197 domain-containing protein encodes MQKCVLAGMMAILVIMMSCTTADVNKFIQGATEASLSEADVSNGLKEALQKGISEGVGIAGKQDGYLGNELLRIGLPEDVQKVESTLRKIGLGAEVDKVITTINRGAEDAAKEAKPIFISAIKQMTIQDAWAILKGDDDAATQYLQRTTTDQLIALFKPHVQESLDKVGAARYYGDLVNSYNTFPTTNKKLDPDLNSYVTDKAIEGLFKLIAEEEKAIRENPLERTSSILKRVFAAQD; translated from the coding sequence ATGCAAAAATGTGTACTGGCCGGTATGATGGCCATTCTAGTAATAATGATGAGCTGTACCACAGCAGATGTAAACAAGTTTATTCAAGGCGCTACTGAAGCCAGCCTCTCTGAAGCTGACGTGAGCAATGGACTGAAGGAAGCACTCCAAAAAGGCATTTCTGAAGGAGTGGGAATAGCAGGCAAACAAGATGGCTATTTGGGAAACGAGCTACTAAGAATCGGACTACCAGAAGATGTGCAAAAAGTAGAAAGCACCCTACGGAAAATCGGCCTTGGTGCGGAAGTGGACAAAGTAATCACCACCATCAACAGAGGTGCGGAAGATGCTGCCAAAGAGGCTAAGCCAATCTTCATAAGTGCCATTAAGCAAATGACGATTCAAGACGCTTGGGCAATTTTAAAGGGAGATGATGACGCGGCTACGCAGTATCTACAGCGAACCACGACGGACCAGCTGATAGCATTGTTTAAACCTCATGTGCAGGAATCCCTGGACAAAGTGGGCGCCGCCCGATACTACGGTGACCTCGTAAATAGCTATAATACCTTCCCTACCACCAATAAAAAATTGGACCCCGACCTGAACAGCTATGTCACGGACAAGGCAATAGAAGGATTGTTCAAATTGATCGCTGAAGAAGAAAAGGCCATCAGAGAAAATCCTCTAGAACGGACCAGCAGCATCTTGAAAAGGGTATTTGCTGCCCAGGATTAA